The bacterium sequence ATTTCGGCCGGCGACAGCCCGGCGTACTTGAGCGGTACGCGTTCCAGCCAGACCTCACAGCCCTGCTCGCTCGCGAGTTCGCCTACTGCCGACGACAGCCCGCCGCCGCCGCAGTCGGTGGTCGCGCTGAACAACCCCCGATCGCGTGCCGCGAGCAGCACGTCCGTGACCTTCTTTTCCTCTATCGGGTTGCCGATCTGTACCGCGCCGCCGGAGATCTCCTCGGACTTCTGATGGAGTTCGAGCGAGGCGAACGTCACTCCATGGATACCGTCGCGCCCGGTCCTGCCGCCGAGCAGTACTATCTGCTGGCCGGGCCGCACGCGCTTCTCGAGCTTGTCCTTCGGTATCAGGCCGAGAGTTCCGCAGAAGACCAGTGGATTGCCGAGGAACCCGGGGTCAAAGTAGACCGCTCCATTAGCGGTGGGAATGCCCATCCGGTTACCGTAGTCGCGCACGCCGGCGACGACGCCCTTCATTACCCTGCGCGGATGGAGCACCCCCTGCGGCACCTCCTCAGGCCTGGTGTCGACCGGAGCAAAGCAGAACACATCCGTGTTGAGAATCGGTTTCGCCCCCAGCCCGGTGCCGAGGCAGTCCCGTATCACGCCGCCGATGCCGGTCGCCGCGCCGCCGTAGGGTTCCAGGGCCGATGGATGATTATGCGTCTCGACCTTGAAGCTGATTCCGTAGCGGTCATCGAAGTCAATTACCCCCGAGTTGTCATTGAACACGGACAGGCACCAGGGCAGATTGAGCTCCTCGGTCAGCTTGAACACCGTAGACTTGAGGAGGTTATTGACTTTGCGGCCGTCAAGGTCGATTGACCCTTTGAACGTCTTATGCTGGCAGTGTTCGGACCACGTCTGGGCGAATGTCTCCAGTTCGACGTCGGTCGGGTCGCGGCGCAGCTTCCGGAAGTACTTCTGGAGCACCGCCATCTCGGCTCGACTCAGGGCCAGCAACCCCTGCCGCGACAGGTTCTCCAGCTCCGGGGCGGTGAGCCCGCGCAGCTTCACGACGTTCTTCCGGTAGCGATATGGCTTCGCATGGACGAACACCTGTTCGCCGGCGTTGGCCGTATGCTGTATGACCGGGTTGACCAGCAGCGCCTTGACGATCAGCCCCCGGGCGGAACCTACGGCCCGGCGTCCGCCGGCCGCGTAGCGGTCGCTCCGGGACAAGTCGAAGTCGTACGCGCGCCCGGTTCGTATCTCGACGTCCTTGAAGCCCAGGTCGGCAAGTGAGCGCGCGATACTCTCCACGCTCGGGTCCATTACGCCCGGATTGTACAGAACCTCGGTCCCCTCCATGCCAACATTGGCCTTGCGCACGCAGTAACTCTCGCAGACCGGGTCGCAGAGCACCTCGCCGGCGATGCGCTCGGCCGCAGCCTGGTCGATGTCGCCTTCCAGATAGTACAGGCGGGTTATCCGGACGTCGGCCGACATCCCGGCAACGACGTCACGGATATCGGCTTCCAGAGCCTTCGCCTCGGGATCGGTTGTGGTCTTGATAATCTCGATTCGCCAGAGCACAGGCCAAGATAGGTGAAACTCGCGGCCTGTCAAGAAAGACGCGCCCGCGTGTGTCGGGCGTCCGGCTACTTGCTCTTCAGTCTCTGCAATTCCCGGTCGAGCGAGTCGTCGCTGACATCGTTACTGCCCAGCCCGGAGTGGGTGAAACTCCTCACCACGAGTTTCGCGTTGTCGTAGGCGGCCTTGATGCTCTCCGCCGCGACCTTGCGGCCGCCGCGGCTGACCGTATCGAATGCCGCGATGCGGCTGAGGGCTGCGGCTATCGAGACATCGCACGCCCGGCTCATCGAGTCCTGCGCCGGGGTCAGAGTATCACGCAGTTCCTCTCG is a genomic window containing:
- the purL gene encoding phosphoribosylformylglycinamidine synthase subunit PurL is translated as MLWRIEIIKTTTDPEAKALEADIRDVVAGMSADVRITRLYYLEGDIDQAAAERIAGEVLCDPVCESYCVRKANVGMEGTEVLYNPGVMDPSVESIARSLADLGFKDVEIRTGRAYDFDLSRSDRYAAGGRRAVGSARGLIVKALLVNPVIQHTANAGEQVFVHAKPYRYRKNVVKLRGLTAPELENLSRQGLLALSRAEMAVLQKYFRKLRRDPTDVELETFAQTWSEHCQHKTFKGSIDLDGRKVNNLLKSTVFKLTEELNLPWCLSVFNDNSGVIDFDDRYGISFKVETHNHPSALEPYGGAATGIGGVIRDCLGTGLGAKPILNTDVFCFAPVDTRPEEVPQGVLHPRRVMKGVVAGVRDYGNRMGIPTANGAVYFDPGFLGNPLVFCGTLGLIPKDKLEKRVRPGQQIVLLGGRTGRDGIHGVTFASLELHQKSEEISGGAVQIGNPIEEKKVTDVLLAARDRGLFSATTDCGGGGLSSAVGELASEQGCEVWLERVPLKYAGLSPAEIWISEAQERMIVFSEPGDVKRLLGLAADHDVEASVIGKVTGSGRLKLKFRGHQVADIDMEFLHHGWCGAAKKAHWQRPETADPSVPTKQDLTPEVLRLLQAPNIASKEWVTRQYDHEVQGTSGLKPTCGHSNSGPTDACVVMPVRGSPRACVVACGLCPRYGTIDPYWMAASAIDEALRNCVAAGADVERIALLDNFCWGSPDRPDQLAGLVRAAEACYDIGKKYRVPFISGKDSLYNEFKSEAGESFPIPPTLLISAVGVIPDASRTTTPDFKTPGSLVYLLGETLEELGGSEYFRRYQGLGRDVPKVDASRGRRTMVAVGTAIRNGIVTACHDLSDGGLGLALAEMCFAGAVGARIALDKVPGSQRFRRDDFLLFSESNSRFLCEVPARNRGAFEKLTAGLRVVCRVIGRTQENRELRIEGLRGDVVVRLSLGEAESAWRRALTRRL